In the genome of Quercus lobata isolate SW786 unplaced genomic scaffold, ValleyOak3.0 Primary Assembly Scq3eQI_92, whole genome shotgun sequence, one region contains:
- the LOC115973252 gene encoding disease resistance protein TAO1-like, which translates to MVSKKFEACCIIYNVREKCETAGGLLSLQKYLISQISKETNLNIEDVYEGVHMIKKRLSYKRILLVLDDVDESNKLKMLVRKSNWFGPDNIIIITTRNKQLLKEFPVDEIYEVKSLNYKDALRLFCSNAFKREPIPNEYLELSKDFLEYAGGLPLALEVLGSSLFGKSIDEWKNALEMLKELKVSYDGLQESVQEIFKDIACFFNHEDRDHVVKMLNELGRYPLIGSSNLIDKSLLTISENNVLWMHDLVRDMCRNIVYQESPNEPGKRSRMWDHKDINHVLKKNTGIEEVQAIDFREAKDTSIYHEEKEACWGWVLSALPWEGLALLVTLREWIQRTLSSRDELVELRLPCSKIELLWRGMKIFENLKSINMDGSSNLIIAPNFNGVPNLEELVLARCSNLRKLHPSIGKLKKLKLLDLQKCPKLTSVPDKFEMESLVTLNLTYCLKVKKILEFVGNMKLLHKLLLEGTIIIELPSSIECLTGLNILILRDCKNLICLPNTICSLTSLNNIDLGRCSKFDKLPEDLGNITSLKKLDLSETAIEELPSSVEFFIGLTLLNLNFCKNCVLLPSTICSLKSLESIYLWRCSKFDKLPRDLGNITSLKELGLSRTAIKELPSSIEFLIGLTSLDLTDCKNFVLLPSTVCNLKSLEIMCLFRCPKFVNLPENFGNPKHLELLNFEGTAIEVLPSVRRLAALKILILKDCKNLVCLPSTICNLKRVQYLDLTGCSKIANLLENLGNMESLTHLLLGGTAIKELPFSTIHLKWVYIVSFKVCQLSSSSFTSMPTITSAGLIDLSDCNLSAIPSGIVRILSAIPSGIDCRTGILCDLSLRGNDFVFLPGSISQLSGLKRLYLDGCKSLRSLSNIRIPSKVDLICVNNCTSLERLPERPEPPNDFYWLSSAFYNKEFTVQCFNCFKLAYNIQNFSNMFQCVQEQFPPSENSWLLY; encoded by the exons ATGGtttctaaaaaatttgaagCTTGTTGTATTATTTATAATGTTAGGGAAAAATGTGAAACAGCTGGTGGTTTACTTTCACTACAAAAATATCttatttctcaaatttcaaaagaaacaaatttgaaTATAGAAGATGTTTATGAAGGAGTTCACATGATCAAGAAAAGGTTAAGTTATAAAAggattcttcttgttcttgatgatgtagATGAATCAAACAAGTTAAAAATGTTAGTTAGGAAGAGTAATTGGTTTGGTCCGGACAATATAATTATCATAACAACAAGAAATAAGCAATTGTTAAAGGAATTTCCAGTAGATGAAATATATGAAGTTAAATCATTGAACTATAAAGATGCCCTTCGTCTTTTTTGTTCGAATGCTTTTAAAAGAGAACCCATCCCAAATGAATATTTAGAACTGTCCAAAGATTTTTTAGAATATGCTGGTGGTCTTCCTTTAGCTCTTGAAGTTTTGGGTTCTTCTTTGTTTGGAAAAAGTATCGATGAATGGAAAAATGCATTAGAGATGCTTAAAGAACTAAAAGTAAGTTATGATGGACTCCAAGAGTCCGTGCAAGAAATATTCAAAGATATTGCATGCTTCTTTAATCATGAGGATAGAGATCATGTAGTAAAAATGCTAAATGAACTTGGCCGATATCCCCTTATTGGATCGAGCAATCTCATTGACAAATCTCTCTTGACAATTTCTGAAAATAATGTATTGTGGATGCATGATTTAGTAAGAGATATGTGTAGAAACATAGTTTATCAGGAGTCCCCTAATGAGCCTGGGAAGCGAAGTAGAATGTGGGATCATAAGGACATTAATCATGTGTTGAAAAAAAATACG GGAATAGAAGAAGTTCAAGCCATAGATTTCAGGGAAGCCAAGGATACAAGTATTTATCATGAAGAAAAAGAGGCTTGTTGGGGGTGGGTTCTAAGTGCTCTGCCTTGGGAAGGGCTTGCTCTATTGGTTACTCTTCGGGAATGGATCCAAAGGACTCTATCTTCGCGAG ATGAGCTTGTTGAACTTCGTTTGCCATGTAGCAAAATTGAACTACTTTGGAGAGGAATGAAG atttttgaaaatttaaagtcCATCAATATGGATGGCTCCTCAAACTTGATTATTGCCCCTAATTTCAATGGAGTCCCAAATCTTGAGGAATTAGTTCTTGCAAGGTGTTCAAATTTACGCAAGCTTCACCCATCCAttggaaaactgaaaaagcttAAACTTCTTGATCTACAAAAGTGCCCAAAACTAACTAGTGTTCCAGACAAGTTTGAAATGGAGTCTCTTGTGACTCTTAATCTGACTTATTGCTTAAAAGTCAAGAAAATTCTTGAATTTGTGGGAAACATGAAGCTCTTACATAAACTTCTTTTAGAAGGCACTATTATTATAGAATTACCTTCATCAATTGAATGTTTGACTGGCCTTAATATTTTGATCTTGCGAGATTGCAAAAATTTAATATGTCTTCCTAACACCATTTGTAGCTTGACATCGCTTAACAATATTGATCTTGGGAGATGCTCAAAATTTGACAAATTGCCTGAGGACTTAGGGAATATCACAAGTCTAAAGAAGCTTGATTTGAGTGAAACAGCTATAGAGGAGCTGCCTTCATcagttgaattttttattggcCTTACTTTATTGAATCTAAACTTTTGCAAAAATTGTGTGCTTCTTCCAAGCACCATTTGTAGCTTGAAGTCACTAGAAAGCATTTATCTTTGGAGATGCTCAAAATTTGACAAATTGCCACGAGACTTGGGGAATATCACAAGTCTAAAGGAGCTTGGTTTGAGTAGAACAGCTATAAAAGAGCTGCCTTCATCAATTGAATTTTTGATTGGCCTTACTTCATTGGATCTAACAGATTGCAAAAATTTTGTGCTTCTTCCAAGCACCGTTTGTAATTTGAAGTCACTAGAGATAATGTGTCTTTTTAGATGCCCAAAATTTGTCAACTTGCCAGAGAATTTTGGGAATCCCAAACATCTGGAATTGCTTAATTTTGAAGGAACAGCAATAGAAGTGTTGCCATCTGTTCGACGTTTGGCTGCCCTTAAGATTTTAATCCTAAAAGATTGTAAAAATCTTGTGTGTCTTCCAAGCACCATTTGTAATTTGAAGAGGGTACAGTATCTTGATCTTACTGGATGCTCAAAAATTGCGAACTTGCTGGAGAACTTGGGGAATATGGAAAGCCTAACCCATCTTCTTTTGGGTGGAACTGCTATAAAAGAGTTACCTTTCTCTACCATTCACCTTAAATGGGTCTATATAGTATCTTTCAAGGTATGTCAATTGTCATCATCTTCATTCACTTCTATGCCTACGATCACCTCAGCCGGGTTGATAGATCTCAGTGACTGCAACCTTTCGGCAATTCCAAGTGGTATTGTCCGCATCCTTTCGGCAATTCCAAGCGGTATTGACTGCAGAACGGGGATTTTGTGTGATTTATCTCTAAGGGGAAATGATTTCGTTTTCCTTCCTGGAAGCATCTCTCAATTATCTGGACTAAAACGTCTTTACTTGGATGGTTGCAAAAGCCTTCGATCATTATCAAATATTCGGATTCCGTCAAAAGTTGATCTTATATGCGTAAACAATTGTACCTCACTGGAGAGACTGCCAGAACGCCCAGAACCACCAAATGATTTCTACTGGCTATCATCTGCATTTTATAATAAGGAATTCACTGTCCAGTGTTTCAACTGCTTCAAATTGGCTTACAATATTCAAAACTTCAGTAACATGTTTcag TGTGTCCAAGAGCAATTTCCGCCTTCCGAAAACTCCTGGCTGCTCTATTGA